A genomic segment from Ptychodera flava strain L36383 chromosome 23 unlocalized genomic scaffold, AS_Pfla_20210202 Scaffold_23__1_contigs__length_28996876_pilon, whole genome shotgun sequence encodes:
- the LOC139124293 gene encoding axoneme-associated protein mst101(2)-like codes for MALSVSQFAISVISFDNISQYNKHSVTLDNALKTPPLISTSPGSSYWPNEPIPCKGSTVISSPGTQAPLWFHQYLIDNERRAKLKRQRNVTLESSSDLVTPKTTQSVKYCRTRKRPHSVEDLTVSNKTRRLHTLSDIERTSSHNLQKSPKATTNQSSTQTYQQKHTTQDPLQCEQQSAQTEQTIKLQARDREYQKQKYVQTDVRPNKKEQSCLYLKRTYSQSEDKDIIKKRWRQYAKQKYSQREYREAKKKQSAQCQREKYSQQQYREAKKKQSAQCQKEKYSQQEYREAKKKQSAQYQKEKYSQQEYREAKKKQSAQCQKEKYSQQEYREAKKKQSAQCQKEKYSQQEYREAKKKQSAQCQKEKYSQQEYREAKKKQSAQCQKEKYSQQEYREAKKKQSAQCQKEKYSQKEYREAKKKQSAQYQKQKYSQKELREIKRKKVQKQSTTKYHHNKQYQATKRKKAAVTASLKQKRLADINYAVKEFAHNCKLAPKTYEARHAKRYF; via the exons ATGGCACTGTCTGTGTCACAGTTTGCTATCTCTGTCATATCTTTTGACAATATATCTCAGTATAACAAGCACAGTGTAACACTTGACA ATGCACTAAAAACTCCACCACTGATCAGCACTTCTCCTGGTTCATCTTATTGGCCAAACGAACCAATACCGTGTAAAGGTAGTACTGTAATCTCAAGTCCAGGTACACAAGCCCCACTCTGGTTTCATCAGTACCTTATTGACAATGAAAGACGTGCAAAGCtcaaaagacaaagaaatgTTACACTTGAAAGCTCAAGTGATCTTGTTACACCGAAAACTACACAATCTGTAAAATACTGTAGAACTAGAAAGAGACCACACTCAGTGGAAGATCTCACAGTAAGCAACAAAACCAGAAGGCTTCACACACTCTCAGATATAGAAAGAACCAGTAGCCACAATTTGCAGAAATCCCCCAAAGCAACTACAAACCAAAGTTCAACCCAAACATATCAGCAGAAACACACAACACAAGATCCCCTTCAGTGTGAGCAACAAAGTGCCCAAACAGAGCAAACAATAAAACTACAAGCCAGAGACAGAGAATATCAGAAACAGAAATATGTCCAGACAGATGTAAGACCTAACAAAAAGGAGCAGTCATGTCTCTACCTCAAACGCACATACAGCCAAAGTGAGGACAAAGACATTATCAAGAAGCGATGGCGTCAATATGCCAAACAAAAATACAGTCAAAGGGAATATAGAGAGGCTAAAAAGAAACAGTCTGCGCAATGTCAAAGGGAAAAATACAGTCAACAGCAATATAGAGAGGCTAAAAAGAAACAGTCTGCTCAATGTCAAAAGGAAAAATACAGTCAACAGGAATATAGAGAGGCTAAAAAGAAACAGTCTGCTCAATATCAAAAGGAAAAATACAGTCAACAGGAATATAGAGAGGCTAAAAAGAAACAGTCTGCTCAATGTCAAAAGGAAAAATACAGTCAACAGGAATATAGAGAGGCTAAAAAGAAACAGTCTGCTCAATGTCAAAAGGAAAAATACAGTCAACAGGAATATAGAGAGGCTAAAAAGAAACAGTCTGCTCAATGTCAAAAGGAAAAATACAGTCAACAGGAATATAGAGAGGCTAAAAAGAAACAGTCTGCTCAATGTCAAAAGGAAAAATACAGTCAACAGGAATATAGAGAGGCTAAAAAGAAACAGTCTGCTCAATGTCAAAAGGAAAAATACAGTCAAAAGGAATATAGAGAGGCTAAAAAGAAACAGTCTGCtcaatatcaaaaacaaaaatacagtcAAAAGGAACTAAGAGAAATTAAAaggaaaaaagtacagaaacaAAGCACAACAAAGTATCATCATAATAAGCAGTACCAAGCTACAAAGCGTAAGAAAGCGGCAGTTACAGcttctttgaaacaaaaaagACTTGCAGATATAAATTATGCTGTCAAAGAATTTGCACACAACTGCAAACTTGCACCCAAAACATATGAGGCGCGTCACGCAAAAAG GTACTTTTAG
- the LOC139123634 gene encoding uncharacterized protein: MASKDSIHIADLQETAEEHKQLKIVVQNLSPVKQKGDYKYFTCHMCDNTGVVRSVSFSPEKHQELQRVVDSPTKTCTISTFATQKRKFPDTKSTSPLEIKLSKKTKVSPCDVHIDYQSAATKIVHAENIHDVSSIESNNIVSVQGKIAKIIKDCHTVPMGSKQLKQKLVVLQDMTADIKLTLWEEATTAELGKSYAFTAVRVKDAYPGKCLNTTKDTTVNIIDDLTDLPELSAQYADISVTGKIVGCQHINQKYLCRRCNFHIPISDDCPKILHCTRCEMSFPRHLCAFKMTTSLLISTDSADKLIYVDTDILMKLLNVSSEEFQSNTPEDILTKVLCIVEPVTFHCDRELTALHL; this comes from the exons ATGGCTTCCAAAG ATTCCATACATATTGCTGACCTTCAAGAGACTGCAGAGGAGCACAAGCAGCTCAAGATTGTCGTCCAAAACCTCTCACCCGTAAAGCAGAAGGGAGATTACAAATATTTCACTTGTCACATGTGTGACAACACAGGAGTTGTAAGAAGTGTATCATTTTCACCAGAAAAGCATCAAGAACTTCAACGGGTGGTAGACAGTCCTACAAAGACTTGTACAATAAGCACCTTTGCTACTCAGAAGCGAAAATTTCCGGATACTAAAAGCACCAGTCCATTGGAAATCAAGCTTTCAAAGAAGACAAAAGTCTCCCCATGTGATGTGCACATCGATTACCAATCTGCAGCTACAAAGATTGTCCACGCTGAAAACATCCACGACGTTAGCTCTATCGAGTCTAATAACATTGTTAGTGTTCAAGGCAAGATTGCTAAAATCATCAAGGACTGTCACACTGTACCTATGGGATCAAAACAACTAAAGCAAAAACTTGTTGTTTTACAGGACATGACTGCTGATATTAAACTTACACTGTGGGAAGAAGCTACCACTGCAGAGCTTGGTAAATCATATGCATTCACTGCTGTTCGCGTTAAAGATGCCTACCCGGGCAAGTGCTTGAACACAACGAAAGACACCACCGTCAATATTATTGATGACCTCACTGATTTGCCAGAACTGAGTGCTCAGTATGCTGACATATCTGTAACAGGTAAAATCGTTGGCTGTCAACATATCAACCAGAAATACCTCTGCCGCCGTTGCAATTTTCACATCCCAATTTCTGATGACTGCCCAAAGATTCTACACTGCACTCGTTGTGAAATGTCTTTTCCCCGACATTTATGTGCCTTTAAGATGACAACCTCTTTGTTAATCAGTACCGATTCAGCTGACAAACTAATTTATGTTGATACAGATATCTTGATGAAACTGCTGAATGTTTCCAGTGAGGAGTTTCAGTCAAACACTCCAGAAGACATTCTAACCAAAGTATTGTGCATTGTTGAGCCAGTCACTTTCCATTGTGACCGTGAGCTCACTGCATTGCACCTATGA